In Bernardetia sp., a single window of DNA contains:
- a CDS encoding BspA family leucine-rich repeat surface protein, translating into MQKHLFLLIWVVLLSLPNLSSAQTTGDFRTTGAVTFSSATNWERYDGASWATATNAPTSTDGVIYIGGPHTAQVTSNVTLDQVSVDGILQINNGATLTLADGTGDDLFVRNRLFFQATGTIAGAGQLVFGNQAIVKTANVGGVAASITSTSPTFTAGISYEFDGSAAQSTGFAGLTIGNPLHFHFKNTNGITIDADLTITGTLTSDKNVPITIGAGVTSFSADAIYNGGSLNNCVGATLTPAFESADWASPKGIYQSPNSSEPTVEATNIQVVRGATTAHIYWMKSGSGNNRIVVLKAGSAVDVNAAIDNTTYTADPVFGNGTALDGGFVVYNGEGSQVNITGLTDGTTYHVAVFEYNKDCTGNQNYKTGSPLTTSFVAEERPFRTTWITDDGTITIPTNAASRTYNYDITWINLTNSGVNEGSITGRTGNYTITGLENGSTYEIAITGDFPHFYMNNNTNERSKLITIEEWGSISWKSMASAFSGCENLIYKATDNPNLSSIMNVTWMFRDCISFNGDIGGWNTSAVTHMSYMFYNALAFNQDIGGWNTSAVTDMSGVFFKVQAFNQDIGNWNTTAVRNMNATFVDATAFNQNIGNWNTTAVTNMSVMFTNAKAFNQDIGNWNTTAVTNMSSMFYNASYFNQDIGNWNTTAVTNMQQMFQSAAAFNQNIGNWNTTTVTDMGYMFSNATSFNQDIGNWNTTTVTDMGYMFSNATSFNQDIGNWNTSNVTDMGYMFGNATSFNQDIRNWNTAAVTDMGYMFGNATSFNQDIGNWNTATVTNMGYMFGNATSFNQDIGNWNTAAVTDMGYMFQSAAAFNQDIGNWNTAAVTDMGYMFQSAAAFNQDIGNWNISNLQAGTLGAYQMLDNSNLDQPNYDATLIGWASQTVNTGVRLGAQGLEYCAGEAARNTLIANGWTISGDSKVCPAPFRTTWITTDGTITIPTNASSGTYNYDITWTNLTNAGVNEGSITGQTGNYTITGLENGSTYEIAITGDFPHFYMNNGSEKTKLRTIEEWGDIAWSSMASAFHGCTNLTYNATDVPDLSGVTNMSYMFFDCANFNGSIGNWNTSDVTDMSWMFVNSTSFNQDIGNWNTTAVTNMNRMFASASSFNQNVGSWNISNVITMQGMFINSNLNTANYDATLIGWAAQTVNTGVQLGADGLEYCAGEAARNTLIANGWTITGDSKVCPAPEIAIFGNSVEIVDGDTTPSDTDNTDLLDGNLPVAGCAPVSKIFTIRNEGGQDLILSGNVTISGSTNFAITAQPSSLTIPAGGSEDFMVTYSPTQDGTETATVSVASNDTDESPYTFVVQGAALDGIRPVVRVYPSTVTAECSYTSPTLYAENSNFDRCGGSPFVGVPDVTFPLTTLGTTTVTWTFTDLSGNSSTFSQDITITTDATAPVVPTLADITAACSVTSLTPPTTNDACAGTITGTTTATLPITSSQTITWTFDDGNGNTSTADQNIVITDNVAPTASCQSITVTLDATGNTTVFASQLDNGSSDNCNGTLNMAINGSSSVSLNCANIGANNVTFSVTDDNGNTSSCGATITVLKNPPTPPTLSDITAECSVNSLTAPTAFDVCVGTITGTTTQTFPITAQGTTVVTWRFDDGNGNVVTADQNVIIEDTTDPTISLPPNVTINCGDCIAPACLGMATGSDNCGGVTVTYTDSGLPTSCGLVTRAWTVTDDAGNQSTGEQLITIVDNTTPVFTNIPTDITVSTDVGECYATFNPSITGTPTATDCGSVNITNDAPSQLPIGATLITWTVTDECSNSTTTTQTITVSDTKEINLQGNSQDISNGDVSPSTADNTDFGSSTIGVGQMVTYTTQNTGTSDLTISSIDITGVNTSDFAVSNFTNNTIIAGNSFTTFDVTFTPSASGTRTATITINSDDCDEGAYDFIVQGTGIENPFRTTWVTTDGTITIPTNASSGTYNYNVTWTNLTNAGVNEGSITGQTGNYTITGLENGSTYEIAITGDFPHFSVSSGDRLKLQTIEEWGDIAWKSMAGAFSGCSNLTYNATDNPNLNSVTDMSFMFYGATSFNGNIGSWNTSTITNMRWMFYEASSFNGNIGSWNTSSVINMSGMFSGVISGAYSFNQDIGSWNTSSVTDMSDMFNLATSFNQDISNWNTQNVTNMVNMFREASSFNQDISNWNTQNVTNMAFMFYTPSYSSSSFNQSLANWDISNLSAGNNNGADGMFGGSNLNQSNYEATLVGWATQTVNTGVELGADGLEYCAGEAARNTLIANGWTITGDSKVCSAPFTFTSAITSVSCSSGSTGAIDLTVTGGSGSPTYAWTGVGGFTATTQDISGLSAGRYEVTITDGGTDYTARYYVGYDLSWTNLENLTLNADGTLEKVSTSAWDSDANSIEIIPGAGGIAFTASETTSSYMVGLSVDDTNLFPSFSDIDYAIYLASTGTVQVYELGTYIGEFDTYQAGDLFTIIHDGSNITYSKNGNAFYTNNSATSSSLFVSATMFTANATIPKIQLTNCNVITSAGITPVSCATGSSLGAIDLTVTQGSGSYTYLWNTGATTQDISGLTAGDYDVTITDVGSGLAYEASYTVGYDLNWTDLVNQTNNGSGNLVKNASTGWTGDASSVERIVGDGGITFTASKRDASYMVGLSYTNTNAGFSDIGYAIYLNKLGELIVYQQGVFKGDFGSYKSGDLFSIIRSGSTINYYKNGSVFYTQTNANSSALFASASIYDANAVTPQVQFINCPISLDMAFNPSSCSSDVGSATVSLVGEALPVTYAWSSGETTATITNKP; encoded by the coding sequence ATGCAAAAACATCTATTCTTACTCATTTGGGTAGTCTTACTTTCCTTACCCAACCTTTCTTCTGCTCAAACAACTGGTGATTTTCGCACTACTGGAGCAGTTACCTTTTCATCTGCTACCAACTGGGAACGCTACGACGGCGCAAGTTGGGCTACAGCCACTAATGCTCCTACTTCGACAGATGGTGTAATTTATATTGGAGGACCTCACACGGCGCAAGTTACAAGCAATGTAACCCTAGACCAAGTTTCCGTTGATGGAATCTTACAAATCAACAACGGCGCAACACTTACCTTAGCAGACGGCACAGGCGATGACCTTTTTGTAAGAAATCGTCTCTTTTTTCAAGCTACTGGAACGATTGCAGGAGCAGGGCAGCTTGTTTTTGGCAACCAAGCCATTGTCAAGACAGCAAATGTAGGGGGAGTGGCAGCTTCTATTACCAGCACCTCGCCTACTTTTACAGCAGGAATAAGCTATGAGTTTGATGGCTCGGCAGCCCAAAGCACAGGCTTTGCAGGGCTAACTATCGGAAATCCTCTGCACTTCCACTTCAAAAATACGAATGGAATTACGATAGATGCTGACCTTACCATCACAGGAACGCTCACTAGCGACAAGAACGTTCCCATCACGATAGGCGCAGGCGTAACGTCTTTTTCGGCAGATGCTATCTACAACGGAGGCAGCCTCAATAACTGCGTAGGCGCAACCCTCACTCCAGCCTTTGAAAGTGCAGACTGGGCAAGCCCAAAGGGAATCTATCAAAGCCCTAATAGCAGCGAGCCTACCGTAGAAGCTACGAATATACAAGTAGTGAGAGGAGCAACCACAGCCCACATCTACTGGATGAAAAGTGGAAGTGGAAACAATCGTATCGTAGTCTTGAAAGCTGGTTCAGCAGTAGATGTAAATGCAGCCATAGACAACACCACCTACACAGCCGACCCAGTTTTTGGCAACGGCACAGCCCTAGATGGTGGCTTTGTAGTCTATAACGGAGAAGGTAGCCAAGTAAACATTACTGGACTTACCGACGGCACTACCTACCACGTAGCCGTATTTGAATACAATAAGGATTGCACAGGCAACCAAAACTATAAAACAGGCAGCCCACTCACTACATCTTTTGTAGCAGAAGAACGCCCTTTTCGTACTACTTGGATAACGGATGATGGTACAATTACTATTCCTACTAATGCAGCAAGTAGAACGTATAACTATGATATTACTTGGATAAACCTCACTAACTCTGGTGTAAATGAAGGCTCTATTACTGGCAGGACAGGAAACTATACCATTACTGGCTTAGAAAATGGTAGTACATACGAGATAGCCATTACAGGAGATTTTCCTCATTTTTATATGAATAACAATACCAATGAACGCTCTAAACTTATAACTATAGAGGAATGGGGGAGTATTTCTTGGAAGAGTATGGCATCTGCTTTCTCTGGTTGTGAAAATCTGATATACAAGGCTACTGATAACCCAAATTTGAGTAGTATAATGAATGTAACATGGATGTTTAGAGACTGTATTAGTTTCAATGGAGATATTGGGGGATGGAATACTAGTGCTGTTACACATATGTCTTATATGTTTTATAATGCTCTAGCGTTCAATCAAGATATTGGAGGATGGAATACTAGTGCTGTTACAGATATGTCTGGGGTATTTTTTAAAGTACAAGCCTTCAATCAAGATATTGGAAACTGGAACACAACAGCTGTTAGGAATATGAATGCTACGTTTGTTGATGCAACTGCCTTCAATCAAAATATTGGAAACTGGAACACAACAGCCGTTACAAACATGTCTGTTATGTTCACTAATGCAAAAGCCTTCAATCAAGATATTGGAAATTGGAATACAACAGCCGTTACAAATATGAGTAGTATGTTCTATAATGCTAGTTATTTCAATCAAGATATTGGAAATTGGAATACAACAGCTGTTACAAATATGCAACAAATGTTTCAAAGTGCTGCTGCCTTCAACCAAAACATTGGAAACTGGAATACGACAACTGTTACAGATATGGGTTATATGTTTAGTAATGCCACTTCCTTCAATCAAGACATTGGAAACTGGAATACGACAACTGTTACAGATATGGGTTATATGTTTAGTAATGCCACTTCCTTCAATCAAGACATTGGAAACTGGAATACTAGTAATGTTACGGATATGGGTTATATGTTTGGTAATGCCACTTCCTTCAATCAAGACATTAGAAACTGGAACACAGCAGCTGTTACAGATATGGGTTATATGTTTGGTAATGCCACTTCCTTCAATCAAGACATTGGAAACTGGAATACGGCAACTGTTACCAATATGGGTTATATGTTTGGTAATGCCACTTCCTTCAATCAAGACATTGGAAACTGGAACACAGCAGCTGTTACAGATATGGGTTATATGTTTCAAAGTGCTGCTGCCTTCAACCAAGACATTGGAAACTGGAACACAGCAGCTGTTACAGATATGGGTTATATGTTTCAAAGTGCTGCTGCCTTCAACCAAGACATTGGAAACTGGAATATATCTAATTTACAAGCAGGAACTTTAGGAGCATACCAAATGCTAGACAACTCTAATTTAGACCAACCCAACTACGACGCAACTCTTATAGGCTGGGCATCTCAAACTGTAAATACAGGCGTACGGCTAGGAGCCCAAGGCTTAGAATACTGTGCAGGAGAAGCAGCAAGAAATACACTTATCGCCAATGGCTGGACGATAAGTGGGGATAGTAAGGTGTGTCCTGCCCCTTTCCGTACTACTTGGATTACTACAGATGGAACAATTACTATCCCTACCAATGCTTCAAGTGGTACATACAACTACGACATTACTTGGACAAACCTCACAAACGCTGGAGTAAACGAAGGCTCTATTACTGGGCAAACTGGAAACTACACCATCACAGGCTTAGAAAATGGAAGTACCTACGAGATAGCTATTACTGGAGATTTCCCTCATTTTTATATGAATAATGGAAGTGAGAAGACTAAACTAAGAACCATAGAGGAATGGGGTGATATTGCTTGGAGTAGTATGGCAAGTGCTTTTCATGGATGCACTAACCTAACTTATAATGCTACAGATGTTCCAGATTTGAGTGGTGTCACTAATATGAGTTATATGTTTTTTGATTGTGCTAATTTTAATGGAAGTATTGGCAACTGGAATACGTCTGATGTAACAGATATGAGTTGGATGTTTGTCAATAGTACTTCTTTCAACCAAGATATTGGCAACTGGAATACAACAGCAGTTACAAATATGAATCGTATGTTTGCTAGTGCAAGTTCTTTTAATCAAAATGTTGGAAGTTGGAATATCAGTAATGTTATAACTATGCAAGGTATGTTTATCAACTCAAATCTAAATACAGCTAACTACGACGCAACATTAATAGGCTGGGCAGCACAAACTGTAAATACAGGGGTACAACTAGGCGCAGATGGCTTAGAGTACTGTGCTGGAGAAGCAGCTAGAAATACACTCATCGCTAATGGATGGACCATAACAGGAGATAGTAAGGTGTGTCCTGCACCAGAAATAGCCATCTTTGGAAATAGTGTAGAAATTGTAGATGGAGATACCACTCCAAGTGATACAGATAATACAGATTTATTAGATGGAAACCTTCCTGTTGCTGGTTGTGCGCCTGTATCTAAGATTTTTACTATCAGAAATGAAGGAGGACAAGACCTTATATTAAGTGGAAATGTAACAATAAGTGGCTCTACAAACTTTGCTATCACAGCACAGCCAAGTAGTCTAACTATTCCAGCAGGAGGCAGTGAAGACTTTATGGTTACTTATAGTCCTACACAAGATGGAACAGAAACAGCAACTGTGTCTGTCGCTAGTAATGATACTGATGAGAGTCCTTATACATTTGTTGTACAAGGAGCAGCACTTGATGGAATAAGACCTGTTGTTCGTGTTTATCCTTCCACAGTAACAGCAGAGTGTAGTTACACATCACCTACACTATATGCTGAAAATTCTAATTTTGATAGATGTGGTGGCAGTCCATTTGTTGGAGTTCCAGATGTTACATTTCCTCTGACTACGTTGGGAACAACCACGGTAACTTGGACGTTTACAGATTTGAGTGGAAATAGCAGTACCTTCTCACAAGATATTACTATTACAACTGATGCAACTGCGCCAGTAGTTCCTACTTTAGCAGATATTACAGCAGCTTGTAGTGTTACTTCACTTACTCCACCTACTACAAACGATGCTTGTGCAGGAACAATTACAGGAACAACAACAGCTACTTTACCTATTACAAGTTCTCAAACTATCACTTGGACGTTTGATGATGGTAATGGAAATACAAGTACAGCAGACCAAAATATAGTCATTACTGATAATGTAGCTCCTACAGCTTCTTGTCAGAGTATTACAGTTACCTTAGATGCAACAGGAAATACAACTGTTTTTGCATCTCAATTAGATAATGGAAGCAGTGATAACTGTAACGGAACGCTCAATATGGCAATTAATGGTTCGTCATCAGTTAGTCTAAATTGTGCTAACATTGGAGCGAACAATGTTACATTTTCAGTAACTGATGATAATGGAAATACAAGTTCTTGTGGAGCTACAATTACAGTACTGAAGAACCCTCCTACACCTCCAACATTATCTGACATTACAGCAGAATGTTCTGTAAATTCGTTAACAGCACCAACAGCTTTTGATGTTTGTGTAGGAACAATTACAGGAACAACAACACAAACATTTCCTATCACAGCACAAGGAACAACAGTTGTTACTTGGAGATTTGATGATGGTAATGGCAATGTTGTAACAGCAGACCAAAATGTAATCATTGAAGATACAACTGACCCAACAATTTCCCTTCCTCCTAATGTTACCATAAACTGTGGAGACTGTATTGCACCAGCATGTCTAGGAATGGCTACAGGAAGTGATAATTGTGGAGGAGTTACTGTTACATACACAGATTCAGGATTACCAACATCTTGTGGTTTGGTTACCAGAGCTTGGACAGTTACAGATGATGCAGGCAACCAATCTACAGGTGAACAGTTAATCACTATTGTAGATAACACAACACCAGTATTTACAAATATCCCAACAGATATTACCGTATCTACTGATGTCGGAGAGTGTTATGCCACTTTTAATCCATCCATTACTGGAACTCCAACAGCAACAGATTGTGGTTCTGTAAATATTACTAATGACGCTCCTTCTCAGTTGCCTATTGGAGCAACTCTAATCACTTGGACAGTTACAGATGAATGTAGTAACTCAACGACTACAACACAAACAATTACTGTTTCAGACACAAAAGAGATAAATCTACAAGGCAATAGCCAAGATATATCTAATGGAGATGTTTCTCCAAGTACAGCAGATAACACCGACTTTGGAAGTTCAACTATTGGAGTAGGGCAAATGGTTACCTATACAACTCAAAATACAGGTACATCAGATCTTACCATTTCTTCTATTGATATAACAGGAGTAAACACAAGTGATTTTGCAGTAAGTAATTTTACTAATAATACAATAATTGCAGGCAATAGCTTTACTACTTTTGATGTTACTTTCACACCTTCTGCTAGTGGGACAAGAACAGCTACGATTACTATTAATAGTGATGATTGTGATGAAGGAGCTTATGATTTTATTGTTCAAGGAACAGGCATAGAAAATCCTTTCCGTACTACATGGGTAACTACAGACGGAACAATCACAATTCCTACTAATGCTTCAAGTGGTACATATAATTACAACGTCACTTGGACAAACCTAACTAATGCTGGTGTAAATGAAGGTTCTATTACTGGGCAAACTGGAAACTACACCATCACAGGCTTAGAAAATGGTAGTACGTATGAGATAGCTATTACTGGAGATTTTCCTCATTTTTCTGTGTCATCTGGAGACAGATTGAAACTTCAAACTATTGAAGAGTGGGGGGATATTGCTTGGAAAAGTATGGCTGGTGCTTTTTCTGGTTGTTCTAATCTTACATATAATGCGACAGATAATCCTAACCTTAACTCAGTAACAGATATGAGCTTTATGTTTTATGGTGCGACTTCTTTTAATGGAAATATTGGCAGTTGGAATACTTCTACAATTACAAATATGAGATGGATGTTTTATGAAGCAAGCTCTTTTAATGGAAATATTGGAAGCTGGAACACATCTTCAGTTATAAACATGAGTGGTATGTTTAGTGGAGTAATAAGTGGAGCATATTCATTTAATCAAGATATTGGCAGCTGGAATACATCTTCAGTTACAGATATGAGTGATATGTTTAATTTAGCAACTTCATTTAATCAAGATATTAGCAATTGGAATACTCAAAACGTTACAAATATGGTTAACATGTTTCGTGAAGCAAGTTCTTTCAATCAAGATATTAGCAATTGGAATACTCAAAACGTTACAAATATGGCATTTATGTTCTATACTCCTTCTTATAGTTCTTCGTCATTTAATCAAAGCCTAGCTAATTGGGATATATCTAATTTAAGTGCTGGAAATAATAATGGTGCAGATGGAATGTTTGGAGGTTCTAATTTAAATCAATCCAATTATGAGGCAACCCTCGTAGGCTGGGCGACTCAAACCGTAAATACAGGTGTAGAACTAGGAGCAGACGGCTTAGAATACTGTGCAGGAGAAGCAGCTAGAAATACACTCATCGCTAATGGCTGGACTATAACAGGAGATAGTAAGGTGTGTTCTGCTCCTTTTACCTTCACTTCTGCCATTACAAGTGTGAGTTGTTCAAGTGGCTCAACAGGAGCAATTGACTTGACGGTAACAGGAGGTAGTGGAAGTCCTACGTATGCTTGGACAGGTGTAGGAGGATTTACAGCTACGACCCAAGATATTTCTGGCTTGTCAGCAGGCAGATATGAAGTTACCATTACTGATGGAGGCACAGATTATACAGCACGTTATTATGTAGGCTATGATTTAAGTTGGACAAACTTAGAAAATCTAACGCTCAATGCAGATGGCACACTTGAAAAAGTATCTACTTCGGCATGGGATAGTGATGCTAACTCAATAGAAATAATTCCTGGTGCAGGTGGTATTGCTTTTACAGCTTCTGAGACTACTTCTTCTTATATGGTGGGGCTTTCTGTAGATGACACCAATCTTTTCCCTTCATTTAGTGATATAGACTATGCAATTTATCTAGCTTCAACAGGGACAGTACAAGTGTATGAATTGGGTACGTATATAGGAGAATTTGACACCTATCAAGCAGGAGACCTTTTTACAATTATTCATGATGGTAGCAATATTACTTATTCAAAAAATGGCAATGCTTTTTATACAAATAATAGTGCTACAAGTTCTTCTTTATTTGTTAGTGCTACAATGTTCACGGCAAATGCTACTATACCAAAAATACAACTTACTAATTGTAATGTCATAACCTCTGCTGGTATTACTCCTGTCAGTTGTGCGACAGGAAGCTCGCTAGGTGCTATTGACCTTACTGTAACTCAAGGGAGTGGTAGCTATACGTATTTATGGAATACAGGTGCAACGACACAGGACATTTCGGGTTTAACAGCAGGAGATTATGATGTTACTATTACAGATGTAGGTAGTGGGCTTGCTTATGAGGCTAGTTATACTGTAGGATATGATTTGAATTGGACGGATTTGGTTAATCAAACTAATAATGGATCTGGTAATCTAGTAAAAAATGCTTCTACAGGTTGGACAGGTGATGCAAGTTCTGTAGAGCGTATTGTAGGAGATGGAGGAATTACCTTTACAGCTTCTAAGCGTGATGCTTCTTATATGGTGGGATTATCATACACTAATACTAATGCAGGTTTTTCTGATATTGGTTATGCTATTTACCTTAACAAGCTTGGAGAATTAATAGTTTATCAACAAGGTGTTTTTAAAGGTGATTTTGGCTCTTATAAATCAGGCGATTTGTTTAGTATTATACGTAGTGGTAGCACCATAAACTATTATAAAAATGGTAGTGTTTTTTATACACAAACTAATGCCAACTCATCTGCGCTTTTTGCAAGTGCATCCATTTATGATGCAAATGCAGTCACTCCTCAAGTACAATTTATAAACTGTCCTATTTCTCTGGATATGGCATTCAACCCAAGTAGTTGTTCCTCAGATGTAGGGTCTGCAACGGTAAGTTTGGTAGGTGAAGCTCTTCCAGTAACTTATGCGTGGTCAAGTGGTGAAACAACAGCTACCATTACCAACAAACCAG